Proteins encoded in a region of the Pocillopora verrucosa isolate sample1 chromosome 11, ASM3666991v2, whole genome shotgun sequence genome:
- the LOC131777212 gene encoding protein SSUH2 homolog isoform X1, with protein sequence MSQSPYPPSGGGYQGQSTYPGVQQPGYGSTAPSQGVPPQGYGPPHQGYPPQQQPGYGPPQQQGSYRPPQQQPGYGAPQQQGSYGPPQQGYAPPQQQPGYGPPQQQPGHPPLQGQHQYDGAPPQQQQGYGGAPNQQQVFTPLTGEAQTPSYVGSDIPDQDVDDNENAAPPPPSAPPAEMFGKFAGYESVSFGTEYLPPPPAYEPPAQQQTPEQIFQQATAISEDQARDALLAFVAENCCYGKKAATDMDIKDIAQSSAYHYHLNSFCESRSTAWKHEPYRGQMIDGPQNGPAPPPWSIPAQPHQIFTPQVVNIEVPHTASVKPCHDCMATGYKRCYRCYGRGMVRCSWCQGSGRRTEYRDGNSHRVRCTWCHGSGRRICNTCDGNGRVMCWTCQGAAQLKLFIQLTITWECHIDNHVTERTDLPDQLILESQGTEIFTQELPRVYPVTAFHDQDVNNGSQRLVEAHSRNWPTKRILMQRQTLRAVPVSEVKYEWKDTDTRYWVYGLDHKVHAPDYPQKCCWGCAIL encoded by the exons ATGAGCCAATCACCATACCCCCCATCAGGAGGAGGCTACCAAGGGCAATCAACATATCCAG GTGTACAGCAACCAGGTTATGGATCTACAGCTCCTTCACAAGGAGTGCCTCCACAAGGATATGGTCCTCCTCACCAAGGTTACCCACCTCAGCAACAGCCAGGTTATGGACCACCCCAACAGCAAGGAAGTTACAGACCTCCTCAACAACAGCCAGGTTATGGAGCTCCCCAACAGCAAGGAAGTTATGGACCTCCCCAACAAGGTTACGCACCACCTCAACAGCAACCAGGATATGGCCCTCCTCAGCAACAACCAGGCCACCCGCCATTGCAGGGTCAGCACCAGTATGATGGTGCACCACCCCAACAACAACAGGGGTATGGAGGTGCACCTAACCAGCAGCAGGTTTTCACTCCTCTTACAG GTGAAGCACAAACCCCAAGTTATGTTGGCTCAGATATTCCTGATCAAGATGTAGATGACAATGAGAATGCTGCACCCCCTCCCCCAAGTGCCCCTCCAGCTGAAATGTTCGGAAAGTTTGCTGGATATGAGTCTGTTAGCTTTG GCACAGAATATCTGCCCCCTCCGCCAGCATATGAACCTCCAGCACAACAGCAAACACCAGAGCAGATTTTCCAACA GGCCACAGCTATCTCTGAAGATCAGGCAAGAGATGCACTGCTTGCATTTGTAGCTGAGAATTGTTGCTATGGCAAAAAGGCTGCCACGGACATGGACATCAAAGACATAGCTCAATCCAGTGCATACCAT tatcaCTTGAATAGTTTTTGTGAATCAAGATCCACAGCTTGGAAGCATGAACCTTACCGAG GTCAGATGATCGATGGTCCTCAGAATGGCCCTGCGCCACCACCATGGAGCATTCCTGCTCAACCACATCAGATATTTACACCTCAGGTAGTGAACATTGAGGTGCCCCATACTGCATCAGTTAAG CCTTGCCATGACTGCATGGCCACAGGCTACAAACGCTGTTACAGATGCTATGGAAGGGGAATG GTTCGTTGTTCATGGTGTCAAGGTTCTGGTCGCCGTACCGAATACCGTGATGGGAATTCACATAGAGTCAGATGCACGTGGTGTCATGGAAGTGGAAGGAGAAT ATGTAACACGTGTGATGGTAATGGGCGTGTGATGTGCTGGACATGTCAAGGGGCAGCGCAGCTCAAGTTGTTCATTCAGCTTACGATCACGTG GGAATGTCACATCGATAACCACGTGACGGAGAGAACAGATCTACCGGATCAACTTATACTAGAGTCTCAGGGAACGGAAATTTTTACTCAAGAACTTCCACGG GTTTATCCTGTCACAGCCTTTCATGATCAAGATGTGAATAATGGCTCGCAGCGACTTGTCGAAGCTCATTCGCGGAACTGGCCTACAAAGCGAATCCTTATGCAG cgTCAAACTCTAAGAGCGGTACCAGTTTCCGAGGTGAAATATGAATGGAAAGACACTGATACTCGCTACTGGGTGTACGGGTTGGATCACAAAGTACATGCCCCAGACTACCCCCAAAAGTGTTGTTGGGGCTGCGCCATACTTTAA
- the LOC131777212 gene encoding protein SSUH2 homolog isoform X2, translating into MSQSPYPPSGGGYQGQSTYPGYPPQQQPGYGPPQQQGSYRPPQQQPGYGAPQQQGSYGPPQQGYAPPQQQPGYGPPQQQPGHPPLQGQHQYDGAPPQQQQGYGGAPNQQQVFTPLTGEAQTPSYVGSDIPDQDVDDNENAAPPPPSAPPAEMFGKFAGYESVSFGTEYLPPPPAYEPPAQQQTPEQIFQQATAISEDQARDALLAFVAENCCYGKKAATDMDIKDIAQSSAYHYHLNSFCESRSTAWKHEPYRGQMIDGPQNGPAPPPWSIPAQPHQIFTPQVVNIEVPHTASVKPCHDCMATGYKRCYRCYGRGMVRCSWCQGSGRRTEYRDGNSHRVRCTWCHGSGRRICNTCDGNGRVMCWTCQGAAQLKLFIQLTITWECHIDNHVTERTDLPDQLILESQGTEIFTQELPRVYPVTAFHDQDVNNGSQRLVEAHSRNWPTKRILMQRQTLRAVPVSEVKYEWKDTDTRYWVYGLDHKVHAPDYPQKCCWGCAIL; encoded by the exons ATGAGCCAATCACCATACCCCCCATCAGGAGGAGGCTACCAAGGGCAATCAACATATCCAG GTTACCCACCTCAGCAACAGCCAGGTTATGGACCACCCCAACAGCAAGGAAGTTACAGACCTCCTCAACAACAGCCAGGTTATGGAGCTCCCCAACAGCAAGGAAGTTATGGACCTCCCCAACAAGGTTACGCACCACCTCAACAGCAACCAGGATATGGCCCTCCTCAGCAACAACCAGGCCACCCGCCATTGCAGGGTCAGCACCAGTATGATGGTGCACCACCCCAACAACAACAGGGGTATGGAGGTGCACCTAACCAGCAGCAGGTTTTCACTCCTCTTACAG GTGAAGCACAAACCCCAAGTTATGTTGGCTCAGATATTCCTGATCAAGATGTAGATGACAATGAGAATGCTGCACCCCCTCCCCCAAGTGCCCCTCCAGCTGAAATGTTCGGAAAGTTTGCTGGATATGAGTCTGTTAGCTTTG GCACAGAATATCTGCCCCCTCCGCCAGCATATGAACCTCCAGCACAACAGCAAACACCAGAGCAGATTTTCCAACA GGCCACAGCTATCTCTGAAGATCAGGCAAGAGATGCACTGCTTGCATTTGTAGCTGAGAATTGTTGCTATGGCAAAAAGGCTGCCACGGACATGGACATCAAAGACATAGCTCAATCCAGTGCATACCAT tatcaCTTGAATAGTTTTTGTGAATCAAGATCCACAGCTTGGAAGCATGAACCTTACCGAG GTCAGATGATCGATGGTCCTCAGAATGGCCCTGCGCCACCACCATGGAGCATTCCTGCTCAACCACATCAGATATTTACACCTCAGGTAGTGAACATTGAGGTGCCCCATACTGCATCAGTTAAG CCTTGCCATGACTGCATGGCCACAGGCTACAAACGCTGTTACAGATGCTATGGAAGGGGAATG GTTCGTTGTTCATGGTGTCAAGGTTCTGGTCGCCGTACCGAATACCGTGATGGGAATTCACATAGAGTCAGATGCACGTGGTGTCATGGAAGTGGAAGGAGAAT ATGTAACACGTGTGATGGTAATGGGCGTGTGATGTGCTGGACATGTCAAGGGGCAGCGCAGCTCAAGTTGTTCATTCAGCTTACGATCACGTG GGAATGTCACATCGATAACCACGTGACGGAGAGAACAGATCTACCGGATCAACTTATACTAGAGTCTCAGGGAACGGAAATTTTTACTCAAGAACTTCCACGG GTTTATCCTGTCACAGCCTTTCATGATCAAGATGTGAATAATGGCTCGCAGCGACTTGTCGAAGCTCATTCGCGGAACTGGCCTACAAAGCGAATCCTTATGCAG cgTCAAACTCTAAGAGCGGTACCAGTTTCCGAGGTGAAATATGAATGGAAAGACACTGATACTCGCTACTGGGTGTACGGGTTGGATCACAAAGTACATGCCCCAGACTACCCCCAAAAGTGTTGTTGGGGCTGCGCCATACTTTAA
- the LOC131777187 gene encoding uncharacterized protein, with the protein MQGRNDLYQHKMMMTGKRDDELIAVKSEIPSMNVKLKLIYEKASIAVNSKAHGYVKPELSKIFNCKKIIQDLGNTTCFDYEAFEITNPGLIPQMWNFTVTVMTQVQDGTVELTSCIWKKCIMISRAVTGKVWNGLEDIWIGMVNWTRGKVAWLSGLTWNGARWLGKLLWKCAEVIWNGLQLLAEAIWTGLRWLMDFTINATYSFAKMTQNMSAELTKMMINGVMWIVEPFVPVVCYITEVAVEFYFGFLHEHVIHIQARFDFLSWQDGVYAVFAGLAVTVASLVAGFVVYRLCVRIVKYIGRKWQEYKERKAAANMPPKPDKPIWQPKRKHKKKKRIDDW; encoded by the exons ATGCAAGGCCGAAATGATTTGTACCAACACAAGATGATGATGACTGGAAAGAGGGACGACGAG CTGATTGCAGTCAAGAGTGAGATTCCGTCCATGAATGTTAAACTGAAGTTGATTTACGAAAAAGCTTCCATTGCTGTTAACAGCAAAGCCCATGGCTACGTCAAACCTGAACTTTCAAAG ATCTTCAATTGCAAGAAAATAATTCAGGATCTCggaaacacaacatgctttgATTACGAGGCTTTCGAGATTACAAACCCTGGATTAATACCCCAGATGTGGAACTTCACAGTGACAGTAATGACCCAGGTGCAGGACGGTACGGTGGAATTAACCTCTTGCATATGGAAGAAATGCATCATGATCTCAAGGGCAGTGACTGGCAAAGTATGGAATGGACTTGAAGACATCTGGATCGGAATGGTAAATTGGACTCGCGGAAAAGTCGCATGGCTTTCAGGCTTGACGTGGAACGGTGCGCGGTGGCTTGGAAAATTGTTGTGGAAGTGTGCCGA GGTTATCTGGAATGGACTTCAACTGTTGGCGGAG GCTATCTGGACTGGACTTCGATGGTTGATGGATTTTACCATAAATGCAACATATTCGTTCGCAAAGATGACCCAAAATATGTCAGCGGAGCTGACCAAGATGATGATTAACGGAGTTATGTGGATTGTTGAACCGTTTGTTCCTGTCGTCTGCTATATAACTGAAGTTGCAGTAGAGTTTTACTTTGGTTTCCTCCATG AACATGTAATAC atattcaAGCTCGCTTTGATTTCTTGTCTTGGCAAGATGGCGTCTATGCTGTCTTCGCTGGTTTGGCTGTCACTGTCGCCTCCCTGGTTGCTGGTTTTGTCGTGTACCGATTATGTGTACGAATTGTGAAATACATCGGACGGAAATG GCAAGAGTACAAGGAAAGAAAGGCTGCTGCTAATATGCCACCTAAACCTGACAAACCAATATGGCAGCCGAAACGAAAgcataagaaaaagaagagaattgaCGACTGGTAG